The following proteins come from a genomic window of Rattus norvegicus strain BN/NHsdMcwi chromosome 8, GRCr8, whole genome shotgun sequence:
- the Mon1a gene encoding vacuolar fusion protein MON1 homolog A, protein MAADMPRKRSGECPEGTLAPSTGQSVERAESPTPGLTQGMEPGAGQEGAMFVHTRSYEDLTELEDREASGDSPKEYVGSPPPLPTDIRQISQDFSELSTQLTGVARDLQEEMLPGSSEDWLEPQGAAGRPATEPSQESSTEGEEEDATEAWRLHQKHVFVLSEAGKPVYSRYGSEEALSSTMGVMVALVSFLEADKNAIRSIHADGYKVVFVRRSPLVLVAVARTRQSAQELAQELLYIYYQILSLLTGAQLSHIFQQKQNYDLRRLLSGSERITDNLLQLMARDPSFLMGAARCLPLAAAVRDTVSASLQQARVRSLVFSILLARNQLVALVRRKDQFLHPIDLHLLFNLISSSSSFREGEAWTPVCLPKFNAAGFFHAHISYLEPDTDLCLLLVSTDREDFFAVSDCRRRFLERIRKRGAHLALREALRTPYYSVAQVGIPDLRHFLYKSKSSGLFTSPEIEAPYTSEEEQERLLGLYQYLHSRAHNASRPLKTIYYTGPNENLLAWVTGAFELYLCYSPLGTKASAVSAIHKLMRWIRKEEDRLFILTPLTY, encoded by the exons ATGGCTGCTGACATGCCGAGGAAGAGAAGCGGCGAATGCCCCGAGGGCACACTGGCTCCTTCCACCGGCCAAAGTGTGGAAAGAGCTGAGAGCCCCACACCAGGGCTGACCCAGGGAATGGAGCCAG GTGCTGGGCAGGAGGGTGCAATGTTCGTCCATACACGTTCCTATGAAGACCTGACAGAGTTAGAAGATAGGGAAGCTTCTGGGGACAGCCCCAAAGAGTATGTTGGGAGTCCCCCACCACTGCCTACAGACATACGCCAGATTAGCCAGGACTTCAGCGAACTAAGCACCCAGCTGACAGGTGTGGCCCGAGACCTGCAGGAGGAAATGCTGCCAGGAAGCTCTGAAGACTGGCTGGAACCCCAGGGGGCGGCTGGACGACCAGCCACAGAGCCCTCCCAAGAGAGCTCAactgaaggggaagaggaggatgcCACAGAGGCATGGCGTCTCCACCAGAAGCACGTATTTGTACTGAGTGAGGCAGGGAAGCCTGTGTATTCTCGCTATGGGTCTGAGGAAGCGCTTTCCAGCACTATGGGTGTCATGGTTGCCTTGGTGTCCTTCCTGGAGGCAGACAAGAATGCCATCCGCTCCATCCATGCAG ATGGCTACAAGGTAGTATTCGTGCGCCGGAGCCCTCTGGTGCTGGTGGCGGTGGCCCGCACGCGGCAGTCGGCCCAGGAGCTGGCGCAGGAGCTACTGTACATCTACTACCAGATTCTGAGCCTCCTTACCGGCGCGCAGCTGAGCCACATCTTCCAGCAGAAGCAGAACTACGACCTGCGGCGCCTGCTCTCGGGCTCGGAGCGGATCACCGATAACCTGCTGCAGCTAATGGCTCGAGACCCCAGTTTCCTGATGGGTGCGGCGAGGTGCCTGCCTTTGGCAGCGGCCGTGCGGGACACGGTGAGTGCCAGCCTGCAGCAGGCGCGTGTTCGCAGCCTGGTCTTTTCCATCCTGCTGGCCCGCAACCAGCTAGTGGCGCTCGTGCGCCGCAAGGACCAATTCCTGCATCCCATCGACCTGCACCTGCTTTTCAACCTCATtagctcctcctcatccttccgtGAGGGCGAGGCTTGGACTCCCGTGTGCCTGCCAAAGTTCAATGCGGCCGGCTTCTTCCACGCACACATCTCTTACCTAGAACCCGACACCGACCTCTGCCTGCTGCTGGTCTCCACTGACCGTGAGGACTTCTTCGCAGTCTCTGACTGTCGTCGCCGCTTCCTGGAACGCATTCGAAAGCGGGGAGCCCATTTGGCCCTGCGGGAGGCGCTGCGCACACCTTACTACAGCGTGGCCCAAGTAGGCATCCCTGACCTTCGCCACTTCCTCTATAAATCAAAGAGCTCAGGACTCTTCACCAG TCCGGAGATTGAGGCCCCATACACCAGTGAAGAGGAGCAGGAGCGGCTGTTGGGCCTCTACCAGTACCTGCACAGCCGTGCCCACAATGCCTCCCGCCCACTCAAGACCATCTACTACACAGGCCCCAATGAGAACCTCCTAGCCTGG GTGACAGGTGCCTTTGAGCTCTACTTGTGCTACAGCCCACTGGGAACCAAGGCATCAGCCGTCAGTGCCATCCATAAGCTGATGCGCTGGATCCGTAAAGAGGAAGACCGGCTCTTCATCCTCACGCCCCTCACCTACTGA